A stretch of Salvelinus namaycush isolate Seneca chromosome 42, SaNama_1.0, whole genome shotgun sequence DNA encodes these proteins:
- the LOC120034762 gene encoding prostatic spermine-binding protein-like, with protein sequence MSDGYDDSYEDGFDDSYDDGYDDGYEDGFDGGYDDSYEDGFDDGYDDGYDDSFDDGFYDGYDGGYDDIFDDGYDGYDDIFDDGYDGYDGGYDDIFDDGYDDIFDDGYDGYDGGNDDIFDDGYDDGYEDGFDGGYDDNYDGKGDT encoded by the coding sequence ATGTCTGACGGCTATGATGACAGCTATGAGGACGGTTTTGATGACAGCTATGATGACGGTTATGATGATGGCTATGAGGACGGCTTTGATGGCGGCTATGATGACAGCTATGAGGACGGCTTTGATGACGGTTATGATGATGGCTATGATGACAGCTTTGATGATGGCTTTTATGATGGTTATGATGGCGGCTATGATGACATCTTTGATGACGGTTATGATGGTTATGATGACATCTTTGATGACGGTTATGATGGTTATGATGGCGGCTATGATGACATCTTTGATGACGGTTATGATGACATCTTTGATGACGGTTATGATGGTTATGATGGTGGCAATGATGACATCTTTGATGACGGTTATGATGATGGCTATGAGGACGGCTTTGATGGCGGCTATGATGACAACTATgatgggaaaggggatacctag